CAAAaccatgaaaaagaaattttaaagaagaaaGCCGACGCCTAGAACTGTAAAAATCTTCCAACTTGAAAAAAAGGCATAGAACAGAGAAAGAATTTGCCATTACCAAGTTATAACAAGAACCCAGAAATATCAAATATCAGAATTCAAAAGTACATGATGATTTATGAAACAATTCTCATTCCAGGTTAAAAATGTATGGCCCTCCAACAGTCAAATTCTTTGTTCAAGACTGAGATAGGGTAAAcaaattggaagaaaaaaaaatcatctggAAATCCTAACATGTATCAAATCATAACTTCAGACACACGGTGAAAATAACCCAAATAAATTAGATATAGATGACGGATAGTGCTCAATGCTACAATTATACAGTAGAAACTAACAAAAGAATTATCTACAAGATTCCTGAAACATTATAAGCCATATGTAATATATCTCAAGTCAAAAAAGAGGACAATCAAAACAAAGACATGACCAAACAAGTTAACACAGACTGTAAGTGCAAAGCCTCttcatttaagattttaaaagagcaaaagaaaaccaaacatGAGTATGTAAAGTCCTTGACTTTGGCACAAGTGGTTAGTGTGTTGAAGGTAAAATCACTCGGCCACAGTCCAAGATCCTTGTGGTAAGGGTTCACTTATCTACCGGCCAAGGAAAAGTTTtgggaaattaaaaaaaaaaattacaaagtacTGAAACAATCAAACAAGTAGCGCACTAATTAAACGtatcttaattattttcaacatCTTTGATGAGGATCGAGGGGAAAAGCGATTCCAAAAACAGAAAACAGAAGAGATCATTGAATCATGTGAATCAGAAACTGGGCAAAGACAGAATTGAAATCGGAAATCAAGCTATGGAGAGAAGTATTTATACAACCCTAGATGCAACGAGATGTACCTGATCGTGGTAATTGCGGCGTCTGCGGGCGTTGAAAGCGAAGTTAATACCTTTAGCCATGTCGTGATCGTACATGGCTCGTCGGGAAGGATCGGAGAGAGTTTCGTAGGCTTCCTGCACCTGAATAAACCGTTTGGTGTACTCCTCCACCCGACCCGGAGGAGACACATCCGGGTGGTACTTTCGGGCGAGTTGCTTGTACGCGTTCTTGATCTCCATCAAGGAACCGGATTCGGGTATACCCAGAAGCTCGTAGAAGCTCAACTCCATCACTAGTCCCTCGTTCTTCAGGGAAGCCTTGGGAAACGCGATACGGGTGACGGGTCGGGTGGGTCTCAAGAACACCGGAGACACGGTGGGGACGCAGAAGCCACGGTGGTTGCTTCCGTGTACGGTTAAGCCATGACAccgcattattattattattatttatctttctatctGCTTTTCTCTCGCTCTTACTTGTGTTTTGTGTTGTTCCTCATTATGACTTATCGATTTTATATGGTTCTGATTAAattctttatttacttttatttttggttttggattttgtgattggtctgtggTTAGCTAGC
This genomic stretch from Vigna radiata var. radiata cultivar VC1973A chromosome 7, Vradiata_ver6, whole genome shotgun sequence harbors:
- the LOC106765734 gene encoding chaperone protein dnaJ 20, chloroplastic, yielding MRCHGLTVHGSNHRGFCVPTVSPVFLRPTRPVTRIAFPKASLKNEGLVMELSFYELLGIPESGSLMEIKNAYKQLARKYHPDVSPPGRVEEYTKRFIQVQEAYETLSDPSRRAMYDHDMAKGINFAFNARRRRNYHDQVVEQKSEWKSRWQSQLSELKRRSSSKEGGGNMSWGARMRQQRDELANES